A region of Lycium barbarum isolate Lr01 chromosome 3, ASM1917538v2, whole genome shotgun sequence DNA encodes the following proteins:
- the LOC132629980 gene encoding E3 ubiquitin-protein ligase RZFP34-like isoform X1 — MEMDSENYGCSHYRRRCKIKAPCCDEIFDCRHCHNDSKNSLELDPLKRHDIPRHDIKRVICSVCNTEQEVQQTCIQCGVCMGKYFCSKCNFFDDDVSKNQYHCDKCGICRTGGEENFFHCDTCGCCYSKLMKESHICIERAMHHNCPVCFEYIFDTTKNITVLPCGHTMHLECVMQMERHFQYSCPVCSRSYCDMSQVWEKLDQEVASMPMPEMYQNKMVWILCNDCTETSEVNLHIVAHKCPSCKSYNTRQTRGGTSSCANITERVR; from the exons ATGGAGATGGATTCTGAGAATTATGG gtGCTCACATTACAGAAGGAGATGCAAAATTAAAGCACCATGTTGTGATGAGATATTTGATTGCAGGCATTGTCATAATGACTCAAAG AATTCTTTAGAACTTGATCCACTCAAACGCCACGATATTCCTCGCCATGATATAAAAAGG GTCATTTGCTCAGTGTGTAATACTGAACAGGAA GTTCAACAAACATGTATCCAATGTGGGGTTTGCATGGGGAAGTACTTTTGCTCAAAATGCAACTTCTTTGACGATGAT GTTTCGAAGAATCAATACCACTGTGATAAATGCGGAATCTGCAG AACGGGTGGCGAGGAGAATTTCTTTCACTGTGACACATGTG GATGTTGCTATTCAAAGTTGATGAAGGAATCACATATTTGTATAGAAAGAGCGATGCACCACAATTGCCCTGTTTGCTTCGAG TATATTTTCGATACAACAAAAAACATCACCGTCTTGCCTTGCGGTCACACCATGCATCTGGAATGTGTCATGCAGATGGAACGACATTTCCA GTATTCTTGTCCTGTTTGCTCGAGATCATACTGTGACATGTCCCAAGTTTGGGAGAAACTGGACCAGGAG GTTGCATCAATGCCTATGCCCGAAATGTATCAGAACAAGATG GTCTGGATTCTTTGCAATGACTGTACAGAAACATCTGAGGTTAACCTCCATATTGTAGCACATAAATGTCCTAGTTGCAAATCCTACAATACAAGGCAGACAAGAGGAGGCACCAGTTCTTGCGCTAATATTACCGAAAGGGTCAGATGA
- the LOC132629980 gene encoding E3 ubiquitin-protein ligase RZFP34-like isoform X2 — MEMDSENYGCSHYRRRCKIKAPCCDEIFDCRHCHNDSKVICSVCNTEQEVQQTCIQCGVCMGKYFCSKCNFFDDDVSKNQYHCDKCGICRTGGEENFFHCDTCGCCYSKLMKESHICIERAMHHNCPVCFEYIFDTTKNITVLPCGHTMHLECVMQMERHFQYSCPVCSRSYCDMSQVWEKLDQEVASMPMPEMYQNKMVWILCNDCTETSEVNLHIVAHKCPSCKSYNTRQTRGGTSSCANITERVR; from the exons ATGGAGATGGATTCTGAGAATTATGG gtGCTCACATTACAGAAGGAGATGCAAAATTAAAGCACCATGTTGTGATGAGATATTTGATTGCAGGCATTGTCATAATGACTCAAAG GTCATTTGCTCAGTGTGTAATACTGAACAGGAA GTTCAACAAACATGTATCCAATGTGGGGTTTGCATGGGGAAGTACTTTTGCTCAAAATGCAACTTCTTTGACGATGAT GTTTCGAAGAATCAATACCACTGTGATAAATGCGGAATCTGCAG AACGGGTGGCGAGGAGAATTTCTTTCACTGTGACACATGTG GATGTTGCTATTCAAAGTTGATGAAGGAATCACATATTTGTATAGAAAGAGCGATGCACCACAATTGCCCTGTTTGCTTCGAG TATATTTTCGATACAACAAAAAACATCACCGTCTTGCCTTGCGGTCACACCATGCATCTGGAATGTGTCATGCAGATGGAACGACATTTCCA GTATTCTTGTCCTGTTTGCTCGAGATCATACTGTGACATGTCCCAAGTTTGGGAGAAACTGGACCAGGAG GTTGCATCAATGCCTATGCCCGAAATGTATCAGAACAAGATG GTCTGGATTCTTTGCAATGACTGTACAGAAACATCTGAGGTTAACCTCCATATTGTAGCACATAAATGTCCTAGTTGCAAATCCTACAATACAAGGCAGACAAGAGGAGGCACCAGTTCTTGCGCTAATATTACCGAAAGGGTCAGATGA
- the LOC132629980 gene encoding E3 ubiquitin-protein ligase RZFP34-like isoform X3 yields MGAHITEGDAKLKHHVVMRYLIAGIVIMTQRSFAQCVILNRKFNKHVSNVGFAWGSTFAQNATSLTMMFRRINTTVINAESAGCCYSKLMKESHICIERAMHHNCPVCFEYIFDTTKNITVLPCGHTMHLECVMQMERHFQYSCPVCSRSYCDMSQVWEKLDQEVASMPMPEMYQNKMVWILCNDCTETSEVNLHIVAHKCPSCKSYNTRQTRGGTSSCANITERVR; encoded by the exons ATGG gtGCTCACATTACAGAAGGAGATGCAAAATTAAAGCACCATGTTGTGATGAGATATTTGATTGCAGGCATTGTCATAATGACTCAAAG GTCATTTGCTCAGTGTGTAATACTGAACAGGAA GTTCAACAAACATGTATCCAATGTGGGGTTTGCATGGGGAAGTACTTTTGCTCAAAATGCAACTTCTTTGACGATGAT GTTTCGAAGAATCAATACCACTGTGATAAATGCGGAATCTGCAG GATGTTGCTATTCAAAGTTGATGAAGGAATCACATATTTGTATAGAAAGAGCGATGCACCACAATTGCCCTGTTTGCTTCGAG TATATTTTCGATACAACAAAAAACATCACCGTCTTGCCTTGCGGTCACACCATGCATCTGGAATGTGTCATGCAGATGGAACGACATTTCCA GTATTCTTGTCCTGTTTGCTCGAGATCATACTGTGACATGTCCCAAGTTTGGGAGAAACTGGACCAGGAG GTTGCATCAATGCCTATGCCCGAAATGTATCAGAACAAGATG GTCTGGATTCTTTGCAATGACTGTACAGAAACATCTGAGGTTAACCTCCATATTGTAGCACATAAATGTCCTAGTTGCAAATCCTACAATACAAGGCAGACAAGAGGAGGCACCAGTTCTTGCGCTAATATTACCGAAAGGGTCAGATGA
- the LOC132629979 gene encoding carbonic anhydrase Nec1-like isoform X1 has protein sequence MRKHSYYSILVIFGSVLYLPLFLNATSIGHHKECHDEVEFDYIEGSKKGPSKWGELKKEWETCNCGKMQSPIDISSCNVKIQRKLDHKKIYKPCNSTIKNRGHAISLQWHGDAGSIWMNGTKYSLLQIHWHSPSEHTINGRRYALELHMVHQSTDEKVNNKIVVNAVLYKLGLPDPFLFTLGRHIFSMMDQEGAERNLGMINPNYIANMHSKRYYEYKGSLTTPPCTEGVTWIVNNKVQTVSIFQVMLLRKAVLDYAESNARPQQPLNNRQINLLLSKH, from the exons ATGAGGAAACACAGCTACTActcaattttggtcatttttggATCAGTTCTCTATTTGCCTTTATTCTTGAATGCAACATCCATTGGTCATCACAAAG AGTGTCACGATGAGGTGGAGTTTGATTATATAGAAGGGAGTAAGAAAGGTCCAAGTAAATGGGGAGAGTTAAAAAAAGAATGGGAGACTTGCAATTGTGGGAAGATGCAATCTCCAATTGACATTTCAAGTTGTAATGTCAAAATTCAGAGAAAGTTGGATCACAAGAAAATTTACAAGCCATGTAATTCTACTATAAAGAATAGAGGCCATGCCATTTCA TTGCAATGGCATGGGGATGCTGGATCCATTTGGATGAATGGCACAAAATACTCTCTTCTACAAATTCATTGGCATTCTCCTTCTGAACATACCATCAATGGTAGAAG GTATGCCTTGGAATTGCATATGGTTCACCAAAGCACTGATGAGAAGGTGAACAATAAGATAGTTGTTAATGCTGTCCTTTACAAATTAGGCTTACCAGATCCATTTCTTTTTACG CTGGGGAGACACATATTTTCAATGATGGATCAAGAAGGTGCAGAGAGGAACTTGGGAATGATTAATCCCAATTACATTGCTAATATGCATAGCAAAAGATATTATGAGTACAAGGGTTCACTTACTACCCCTCCTTGCACAGAAGGCGTCACTTGGATCGTCAACAACAAG GTACAAACTGTATCAATATTTCAAGTGATGTTGCTCCGAAAAGCTGTCCTTGAT TATGCTGAAAGTAATGCAAGGCCACAGCAACCACTTAACAACAGACAGATCAATCTTTTACTCTCCAAGCACTAG
- the LOC132629979 gene encoding carbonic anhydrase Nec1-like isoform X2 has translation MQSPIDISSCNVKIQRKLDHKKIYKPCNSTIKNRGHAISLQWHGDAGSIWMNGTKYSLLQIHWHSPSEHTINGRRYALELHMVHQSTDEKVNNKIVVNAVLYKLGLPDPFLFTLGRHIFSMMDQEGAERNLGMINPNYIANMHSKRYYEYKGSLTTPPCTEGVTWIVNNKVQTVSIFQVMLLRKAVLDYAESNARPQQPLNNRQINLLLSKH, from the exons ATGCAATCTCCAATTGACATTTCAAGTTGTAATGTCAAAATTCAGAGAAAGTTGGATCACAAGAAAATTTACAAGCCATGTAATTCTACTATAAAGAATAGAGGCCATGCCATTTCA TTGCAATGGCATGGGGATGCTGGATCCATTTGGATGAATGGCACAAAATACTCTCTTCTACAAATTCATTGGCATTCTCCTTCTGAACATACCATCAATGGTAGAAG GTATGCCTTGGAATTGCATATGGTTCACCAAAGCACTGATGAGAAGGTGAACAATAAGATAGTTGTTAATGCTGTCCTTTACAAATTAGGCTTACCAGATCCATTTCTTTTTACG CTGGGGAGACACATATTTTCAATGATGGATCAAGAAGGTGCAGAGAGGAACTTGGGAATGATTAATCCCAATTACATTGCTAATATGCATAGCAAAAGATATTATGAGTACAAGGGTTCACTTACTACCCCTCCTTGCACAGAAGGCGTCACTTGGATCGTCAACAACAAG GTACAAACTGTATCAATATTTCAAGTGATGTTGCTCCGAAAAGCTGTCCTTGAT TATGCTGAAAGTAATGCAAGGCCACAGCAACCACTTAACAACAGACAGATCAATCTTTTACTCTCCAAGCACTAG